aaagttggaATACTTTCTCTATTTGTCACCTGATGAACAGATAAAGATGACATATCAGTACTATGAAATATATCTGTGCAATTAACAAACTCTTAATGTCAACAACAACTTGAATGGATATTCATGGAAATATGTTGAGTAAAAAAGCTCATCTTGAAAGGTCATGCCATGATTTCACTTCTATGGAACATTTTAGTGCATTTATTCCACCATCATGAGATAACTAGCATTAGGTAATttatacaaacaaaaatttatttcctCACAGATTTGGTGTCCAGTAAAATGTTTGGTCTCTATTTACAAGGTTTTCCTTGAACATAGTATACTTGGGAGAAGGAATAAGAatggaaagaaaggcaaaaactGTTTTCATGTGGTACAAGAGCAGAACATGAGCCCAGTCCCCAAATTCCTTCTACAAGGTTTCTAATCCCTTATGCGAGCACTTTGCCTTTTGACTTTACTATCTCCTGAAGGACACACCTCTTGCTTCTGTCATGTTAACAATAAAATTTCAACGTATTAACTTGGGAGAAACCATTCTGACTGTAGCAAAAAgtgatcaaaataataaaaaaaatgtgacagAGGACAAGTTAGTGATTATCAAGGACTTGAGACCATATTATGTGGCACATGGGTGAGATTATAAAGATGAAGCATGAGGAGGTTTGTGATAGAAAAGCCTTATATATTGATTATGGTGTTAACTACACATTGATATGTAATAGAATGAAACAAACATATTTCTCATTTACTGGATTTGACTACATTTTGTGTAAACTTGAAATTAACAGGAAAGAGGGAAGACTAGAGTACATGGAATCTCTCTAGTATTTTTACAACTGCCTAAACAtctacaattatttaaaaattttaagagttaCATATCTTTATCAGTATCTAAACACttatcacacagacacagaaatatacacacaggagagccccattttctttttcttttctttttttttttttttttttgagacagtctcactatgtaccctaggctggtctggaactcactttgtagaccaggctgaccaaattcacagagatatgtctcccaagtactggaattaaagttgtacaccaccatgcctgacttctctCTATTTATTGAAAGCCATTATCTTCTGAAAATATATCATTCATAACATGGTGAATTTTCATAAGTAAAATATCATTGTTAATATCAAAGGAAAGGGGTTTTTGTTGATggtggtgtttttctttttacaggtagCATCCATCCACATTAACATGAAACCAGTGATGTCAATATTTGTGggtaagtgtgcatgtgtttgtatatacatgtgcttgtttgtgcattcacatgtgtgtatacatgtgtaggCCAGAGTTTGACATTAGGTATCTATCTCACTATTCTAAATTAAATTTTGAGGAAGGCTTTTTCACTCATTCAGATGGTTTAACTGCCCAAAGAGCTGCAGGCACCCCCATCTTTGTTTCTCCAGCACTAAGATTATAGATATATGCCACTACATAACTTTTTACATGATTGCTTAGGATCCAAACTCAATTCCTCATTGTTTGCAAATTTAATACAAGTTGTTATAACAAAACAAGGAAGTGACACTCCATTAAATCACCAACATggattatattttgtttatataccATGTTATTCATCATTCCAGAAGTTATGTATCATGCATGGAATAAGCCTATGACTATAGTGCATGCATTTGGCCTTAAATAATCAAAAATTTCCCATttaatttaaagtaaaagaaaaaacaacaacaataataaaacactCTGTGGTAAACATACAAATTGTGCCTAAGATCATCATTGTTCCAAACTAGCTAACTCCAAATTCTGTTGGAAGAAATCAAATTCTGTTGCTAAGAAACCAATGGTTACTCTAACAGAAATATTAGTCATCCATATTTTTGTGGTCATCAAATAagcactcaaaattccttttcACTCATCCTCCAGTAAACACAAGTCATCAAAACTGAATTGTTCTTCTCTAGTGTTCTTTAAAGACAGCCCAGCAGACATAGGAATGCTGTCTACAAAGATTGGTGAGGACCTGATTAAAGATAAGGTGAAATTTGAAGCTGTTTCACATTAAGAGGTGTCTAGATAAGGCAACAACATACAGGAACAAAAATACACTGTTTTACTTGGAGCAAAAGGATAACTGTGTTAAACACATGTATCCATGTGTGCTCTGATGGACCTAAACACAGCTATCAAGTGCTGCCATGACATTGGCTGAGGTAAGAGAGCTGTTGTCATTGGGAGGGAGTAAAACCAACGTAAAGTATGTAATACTTTCTTTGATACATAAATTTCAACTCACCAGGACAGGTCTTTCCTTTTGCCCAGGATTCCTAAAATCTCCAAGAAatgacaaaataagaaaaagatgagGGAGCCAGGAAACCCAGGGCTAAGATGTCACAATAACTTCAGATAAAAAAGTTCATACCCTTGGAAGATGGGGATGAGAGAGTCAGTAACAGGTAGGTTCTTAAATGGTCCTCTCTGAATGGAAGAATCAAAAGGGAAGGCACTGGAGTACCATCTGTTCATTCCCAGAGGTTCCTGACATTCAACTCCAACTGGGACATCTGTCATCCTGCAGGCCTTCACTGTCATTCACACTTAAGCACAGATTTCTGCACCCTCCTCTGAAAGAAGCCAGGTATTGATATGACAGACAAATGTAACTATAGTAAATAATAAGAAAGCATCAgtggacagaggagaggagaggcgtCATCTGTGATAAGCTACCTTAGACTGGAATTCTTCAATCAGTGGTTTTCAAGCAAGAGCAATTTGATCACTAAAGCAATATAGGATAGTGTATGGCGATATTTTTGGTTTAGGCTGTCACAACTCAACAAAAGTAGGGGGAGACGTCACTGACTTTTACTAAATAGAAACTCTGATCTACAAAAAAACAATTCCAATTGAGCATGTAATCATAGTTTTcaggacatggaggaaggaataccagaagtttaaggtcatccttggttccACAGTAAGTTCTAGTtaagggctacatgagacccggctttaagaaaatgaaacaagcaaTTTCTAAAGGTTGGCCTAATGACACAGATCATGCCTAATTATGTAACCAAGAAGGGCCAAGTAAGGGTTGGGTTATTTCTGAACTACAGAAGGAGTTCTAAATGAAGGTATACATGGAACAAAAAGTAGGATTTCTATAGCTAAAATGTCAAGGGCTTCACAGTTAGAACCCAGAATGCACCTCCAATCAGCTGTATGAGATCAGCCAAgtacttaatttttttccattcttaatATCTATACCAACAAGGTCAGAATCCTAATATCAGCACCacaagaatttttaaagactaaagAAGATATTGACCATGAAACAGTTGTCACTAGTGACGCAAATATCAAGCATTCCCATGACTTCCAAAGAAGTTCCCTTCACTTTCCATGTTCTTTATAACCTCTTCAATGAAAATCatataggcagaaaaaaaaaggattaacTGATCTTCCCATGGTTCAGCATTTTCCAGTCTCCTTGGTCCTTTCttgccttcttttatttttctttctgctgcagAAGTAGTAAGACTTCCTATCCATCAGTATTCATGGACTTTGAAAAGGGCTTGAAGTAACACTTTTTTTCACATGGTTACTCTCACAATAATGCCAGCAAGGATCTATGAACTTAAGGGACTTAAGGAAACTCTTGGAACATTGTTTACTCTGAGAAGACAAAGGGTCAACAGGAAATGTATACTTCAAACAGCAGACAGCCTTTAAAGATAAGAGTCATTCTAAGCACACTGTAAATCTTGTCATTAGAACTGCTCCCTCAGTCACATCAATTCACTCTCTTTGCAGAAggaagcataaataaataaatatccataaaactctaattttttttctgaaaactccCCAAAGCTAACGAAGGACAAAATTTATCAGATCCATAATTATCGGAAAGGAGCTGTTGGCATTAGTACAAGCTTTGATAAAAAAGGGCCCCAACTTCATTTTGGTGACCAGGTGGAAGGTATGGTGGTCTCTGTTCATCTCATACTCTTAATAAAGAACACTGACTACAACTACAGCAACACTTTCACAAACTTCCAGTAGTGGAAGCAGTTCATTTGGGGGCATTAAAAGCAATCAAATAACTCCTAAAAAAGAcccagagaaggggaaagagaggtgACATGTGGCTCACACTCCCATAGCACTAAGAATAAACATGGTAAAAATACAGGACATATGTCCTGGGAAATTCCAATATTATGCAGAAACAACTTGAAGAGTGGAGACAAAATAGCTAGAGAAATACTTTTGTAGGTCATTATTTGACACTTCTTATTTAAATAGGTATAACTAAGGTTACGTTGTAAAGAGTGAACAGCTAATATCCCCAACTGTTCCATAGTACTTCTGTGTTCCCACAAAATATGACAGTGGGCTTCAACAGTAACATTGGTACATTTGTTCAGTCTCTAGAGCCATTTAAATTCTGAATAGCCTAAACCTAAGTTTGCAAATCACTGATGGACCAGGCCCACAGGTGGCCTTGAAGGTGGGGCACAAGGAACTACACTCCTACTAGCTTTATCAACCCCATTGATGTTGCTGTTACTGCATCCTTGCTTCCTTACTTTAGTTAAGAAACCTTATCAAGTCCAGATCTTTCTGCTTTGGGAACAAAAACCAAGGCCATTCAACATGTTTTACAGGGTGCTAAAAGGCATATGCAAATATGCCTTGCTCATCTCAACATTGATGCTCATGGTTTCCCATCAAATAACACAGCCTGGAATATACCCAGTGGAAATAAAGATCTAAAGAGAAATAGCCCTGAATTTCTCTCATATTACTGTTGAATGCAAAATAGTAGACCTAAGACTCTCATGCTAAGATGCCCATATCATTTATTCTGAGCTGGagcttcttttcctttcattcttttttcagtttggcgtgtgtgtgtgttgcagataAATGTTTATCTTTAAACAAGATTGCAAAACTAAACcacttaaaatacatttatgCTCAGCAAACAGATTTATAATTCAAGAATcatctcaaaaaactagacttttcAATATGATTCAGTAAACATGTTCTGAATACAGTTTGCAATTTCCTAATTCCATTTTCTGTAGGTACTACACGTCTTCCAAAAGGTAAAATTATTTTGACTGAAGCTACTCACTCTGTATTTCTTGACAGTTCTAATACATTAATACACccccatttttatttaattattgaaaaatactttttagaataacaaaaaatattttactaaaacatAAGATTTTACTAAAACATAAGATTTACAGAAGTTTCCAGACAAGCCATACAAAACGGTcacaagctgctgctgctgcttcttcttcttcttcttcttcttcttcttttggggggATGGGGCAGAGAATCTACACTTGACAGCAGTCACAATGTTATTAGAGAGGGTTGTGATGTTTATTTAATGTTCCCATTTTGGTTCAGACAATCAAGCTTGTCCATCTACAGCGTCTAAAGTTAGACTTGGCTAGAGAGCATATACTAAAAAACTGGTTAGCTGCATTTAACCACTGCAATTAGATCCCataagagggggaaggagaaaggaaaccataaaattaaaactttccccctaaaaaataaaataaaaacacccataCCCCTGGCAGCTAACCCTGACAACTACCTTTATTCACAGTGCTTTGTACTTAAACCATGATGGGGAAATGAATCCAAGCAGAGTCACTGCTTTTAAACACTTCACAACAACCCGGATGACACTTCTAGCCTCTGCTCATGCTTTCCAACAGTGAATCAGGACAAGACATAGATTTGCTAATGTGCATGTAATCAACAAAGATGAAAATGCCTGGGcttttcttctgtaatgtttctaAGACTGTGTCcattaaatgcaaacaaaaaaaggaagagtctTGGCAGAACAGGAGAAGTGATGTGCACTTGATGATCTGATTGACTTAAATATTATTCATGGCATACAGCCTAGTCCATGCTCTCGCTGTTTCTATGGCCTGGGCTTCATTGGTCTTCCACTGCTCGGCTACATCATTTGCTAACGGATCATCTGGATTAGGAGCACTTAACAAAGCCTGGATTGATAACATAACTGTGCGaatctgcagtgctggggaccatttatctttcaaaatatctaAACATATTCTTCCCAACTTGTCTACATTAGGATGATAAATTTTGGTCATGAAACGTACTTTAGGTGCTGCCATTGGGTATTCTTCTGGAAGGAATAGTTCAAGTTTAAAAGTCCCTCCCTCAAAGGGGGAATCTTGGGGGCCAGCAATGACCACATGAAAATAACGGGCGTTGCTCTCATCTGGTTCTGCTTTAATGCCAGGAACTGGTT
The sequence above is a segment of the Chionomys nivalis chromosome X, mChiNiv1.1, whole genome shotgun sequence genome. Coding sequences within it:
- the LOC130867893 gene encoding ubiquitin-conjugating enzyme E2 N-like; its protein translation is MARLPRRIIKETQLLLAEPVPGIKAEPDESNARYFHVVIAGPQDSPFEGGTFKLELFLPEEYPMAAPKVRFMTKIYHPNVDKLGRICLDILKDKWSPALQIRTVMLSIQALLSAPNPDDPLANDVAEQWKTNEAQAIETARAWTRLYAMNNI